The following coding sequences lie in one bacterium genomic window:
- a CDS encoding PorV/PorQ family protein, translating to MIKKVTTISLIWLLCLCVPGAAGTDRSAGTTASAFLNIGQGGRASGMGGAFVSVADDPTAPYWNPAGISQITGRSLGFAHTLWLEDISATYLGYVQPLGDKAGLGLGLIGLSSGDMEKWAEDGSSEGSFGAFDGAIILSYARKIFPGLSLGAGLKLIHEGIDNKSEKHFALDAGGVYHLPRHPIKLGLVIQNLGPKASLVEEDFSLPLTIKLGGSYSLLAHRLIMAADMHKIKGQRAGFNLGLEYWAIPSLALRAGYNLKGESTEIESLSGLSVGLGFRIKNYGLDYAYSAGDKLDGVHKVSFGLDLRAKPKKAEKIEPELPKVKPEVSKPKREERKPKPKREIIEPKIVAPKPKPEAAPEPEIKREPEPIIDRWEVEYKYIKPKEGRREVEYEYIEPERYKESEKLIPEERQAPKAED from the coding sequence ATGATAAAGAAAGTAACCACGATCAGTCTAATATGGCTCCTTTGCCTCTGTGTGCCTGGAGCGGCCGGCACGGACAGGTCGGCCGGGACCACGGCCTCGGCCTTCCTTAATATAGGCCAGGGAGGAAGGGCTTCTGGTATGGGCGGGGCCTTTGTCTCTGTAGCCGATGACCCCACCGCCCCTTACTGGAATCCGGCTGGGATCAGTCAAATTACCGGAAGAAGCTTAGGCTTTGCCCACACCTTGTGGCTGGAAGATATATCCGCGACCTATCTGGGCTATGTTCAACCCTTGGGAGATAAGGCCGGTCTTGGGCTTGGCCTTATCGGACTTTCTTCAGGGGATATGGAAAAATGGGCCGAGGATGGGTCTTCAGAGGGAAGCTTTGGGGCCTTTGATGGGGCTATTATTTTATCTTATGCCCGTAAGATATTCCCCGGACTTTCGCTCGGAGCAGGGCTTAAGCTAATCCATGAGGGAATAGATAATAAAAGTGAGAAGCATTTTGCCCTGGATGCAGGGGGAGTATACCACTTACCGAGACACCCCATCAAACTTGGGCTGGTTATTCAGAATCTGGGGCCTAAAGCGAGTTTAGTCGAGGAAGACTTTTCTCTACCCCTTACTATTAAATTGGGAGGCTCTTACTCCTTATTGGCCCATCGACTTATTATGGCCGCCGATATGCATAAGATAAAGGGCCAGCGAGCTGGTTTTAATCTCGGCTTAGAATATTGGGCCATCCCCAGCCTGGCCTTAAGGGCGGGGTATAATCTTAAGGGAGAAAGCACCGAGATTGAATCCCTCTCCGGCCTCTCTGTCGGCTTAGGATTTAGAATAAAGAATTATGGCTTAGACTATGCCTATTCGGCAGGCGATAAATTAGACGGGGTTCATAAGGTCTCCTTTGGCCTTGATCTGAGAGCTAAACCTAAAAAGGCCGAAAAAATCGAGCCTGAACTACCAAAAGTCAAGCCTGAAGTATCTAAGCCCAAAAGGGAGGAAAGAAAGCCAAAGCCAAAGAGAGAGATAATAGAGCCAAAGATAGTAGCGCCGAAACCAAAACCAGAAGCAGCGCCAGAGCCGGAGATAAAGAGAGAGCCAGAACCGATTATAGATAGATGGGAGGTTGAATACAAGTATATTAAACCAAAGGAAGGAAGGCGAGAGGTCGAATACGAGTATATTGAACCAGAGAGGTATAAGGAAAGCGAAAAACTGATTCCCGAAGAAAGACAGGCGCCTAAGGCTGAAGACTGA